The Streptomyces sp. B3I8 nucleotide sequence GTCGACCGCATCGTCCGTATCTTGATCCACTCGGCGTGCAGGCAGTGCCGGAAGGTCGCCTTCGCCGGTCCGGTGCGCAGGGGGGCGGTGGTTGCGGTGGTTGCGGTGGTACGCGTCATCGGCTCGTCCTCTTCTTCGCCAACTCGTCGGCCGGCCGGCCCGCCGACTGATCCGCCGACTGATCCGCCGGCCGATCCGCCGACCGGTTCCCCGGCTGGTCCGACGACTGGTACTCCACCGCATCGCGGGTCAGGTCCATGAACGCCTTCTCCAGCGAGACCTGGCGCGGAGTGAGCTCGTGCAGCTCCACCCCGCCGAGCGACGCCAGGGCTCCGATCTCGGCGGCCTCCAGGCCGGTCACCACCAAGGTGTCCGCGCCCTCGGTCCGTACCCGAACGGCCGCGGTGAGCATGTCGCGCAGCGCCTCGGCCTGCGGGGTGCGGACCAGGACCTCCCGCTCGGAGTGGGCCTCGATGAAGTCCTTCATCGTCATGTCGGCGATCAGCTTTCCGCGGCCGATGACGAGGAGGTGGTCGGCGGTCAGCTCCATCTCGCTCATCAGATGGCTGGACATCAGGACCGCGCGTCCTTCGGCCGCCATCCTGCGCATCAGCGAGCGGATCCACACGATGCCCTCCGGGTCCAGCCCGTTGAGCGGCTCGTCGAAGACCAGTGTCGGGGGATCCCCCAGCAGGGCCGCGGCGATGCCGAGCCGCTGACGCATACCGAGGGAGAACGTCCCCGCGCGCCGGCGGGCCACCTTCTCCAGGCCGACCTCCGCCAGTACCTCGCCCACCCGGCCGCGGGGGATCCCGTTGCCCGCCGCCAGGGCCAGCAGATGGTGATAGGCGGTGCGGCTGGGCAGCACCGCCCCAGGGTCGAGCAGCGCTCCGACCGCCTTCAGGGGCGCGGGCTGTGCCGAGTACGGCCGTCCGCCCACCGTCGCCGTCCCGGAACTGGCGGCGTCGAGGCCGAGGATCATGCGCATCGTGGTCGACT carries:
- a CDS encoding ABC transporter ATP-binding protein; protein product: MIEVRGLSKRYGEVLAVDDLTFAVRPGEVTGFLGPNGAGKSTTMRMILGLDAASSGTATVGGRPYSAQPAPLKAVGALLDPGAVLPSRTAYHHLLALAAGNGIPRGRVGEVLAEVGLEKVARRRAGTFSLGMRQRLGIAAALLGDPPTLVFDEPLNGLDPEGIVWIRSLMRRMAAEGRAVLMSSHLMSEMELTADHLLVIGRGKLIADMTMKDFIEAHSEREVLVRTPQAEALRDMLTAAVRVRTEGADTLVVTGLEAAEIGALASLGGVELHELTPRQVSLEKAFMDLTRDAVEYQSSDQPGNRSADRPADQSADQSAGRPADELAKKRTSR